A single window of Hymenobacter sp. APR13 DNA harbors:
- a CDS encoding FKBP-type peptidyl-prolyl cis-trans isomerase — translation MLPSFLRTVSSARYLLAGSLLLSSGALLTACNDSGIDIDALNAQALLRQKQVRTADSLAITKYIADSSFTTARRQPSGLYIITKTPGTGNLPTAGQQASVVYKGSLISNNQVFDKSRIGADGQPVPFVYRVGGGQVITGWELGIAQMRKGEKAILLMPSELAYGPAGANGVIPPDAPLRFDVELTNIQ, via the coding sequence ATGCTCCCTTCTTTTCTTCGCACTGTTTCTTCCGCTCGATACTTGCTGGCTGGCAGCCTGCTGCTGTCGTCGGGTGCGCTTCTCACGGCCTGCAACGACTCCGGTATCGACATTGACGCTCTGAACGCTCAGGCATTGCTGCGCCAGAAGCAGGTGCGCACAGCCGATTCGCTGGCCATTACCAAATACATTGCCGACAGCAGCTTCACCACGGCCCGTCGGCAGCCTTCAGGCCTCTACATCATCACCAAAACGCCCGGTACCGGCAACTTGCCTACCGCCGGCCAGCAGGCTTCGGTGGTGTACAAGGGGAGCCTGATCAGCAACAATCAAGTGTTCGATAAGTCGCGTATTGGGGCCGACGGCCAGCCGGTGCCGTTTGTGTACCGCGTGGGCGGCGGCCAGGTCATTACGGGCTGGGAGCTGGGCATCGCGCAGATGCGCAAAGGCGAAAAGGCCATTCTGCTGATGCCGTCGGAGCTGGCCTATGGGCCAGCCGGCGCCAACGGCGTTATCCCGCCCGACGCGCCCCTGCGCTTCGACGTGGAGCTGACCAACATCCAATAA
- a CDS encoding APC family permease: MSEKQGHFQRAITLFDAIMIVTGSMIGSGIFIVSAGIARQVGSAGWLLVVWLITGFITLAGAVSYGELAAMFPKVGGQYVYLREAYNKLVAFLYGWSLFLVIQTGVIAAVAVAFARFVGVLVPWFSEQNVLFELGPLKFSTVMLLAIFMLVGLTWVNSRGVRGGKLISNIFGSTKLVALALLILFGLALGISDQAVSLNFHNMWEAVSYDAAGQGTPLTTWGLVGAIGLAMTGSLFSSDAWNNIGFSGDEIVRPERTIVLSMAIGTGIVTGLYLLINLVYLLVLPLHGDPAAAASDLMSRGIMYAADERVGTAVAGSILGKVGAGFMAVLIMISTFGANNSIILSGARAYYAMAKDGLFFPGMARLNKAGVPGVALWAQCIWACGLCLSGSYGQLLNYVMFSVILFYVITIIGIFVLRRTRPEAPRPYRALGYPVIPLLYVVLASAFCVILLVSPTTARDAGLGLLLVALGVPVYYLFGKRFGGQ, encoded by the coding sequence ATGTCTGAGAAACAAGGCCATTTTCAGCGGGCCATTACGCTGTTCGACGCCATCATGATTGTCACCGGCAGCATGATTGGCTCCGGTATTTTTATTGTCTCGGCCGGCATTGCGCGGCAGGTTGGCTCGGCGGGCTGGCTGCTGGTGGTGTGGCTGATTACGGGCTTTATCACGCTGGCCGGCGCCGTGAGCTACGGCGAGCTGGCGGCCATGTTCCCGAAGGTGGGCGGGCAGTACGTGTACCTGCGCGAGGCCTACAACAAGCTGGTGGCCTTCCTCTACGGCTGGTCGCTGTTCCTTGTGATTCAGACTGGCGTAATTGCGGCCGTGGCCGTGGCGTTTGCGCGGTTTGTGGGCGTGCTGGTGCCGTGGTTCAGCGAGCAGAACGTGCTGTTTGAGCTGGGCCCGCTGAAGTTTTCCACCGTGATGCTGCTGGCCATCTTCATGCTGGTGGGCCTCACCTGGGTGAACTCGCGCGGGGTGCGCGGCGGCAAACTCATCTCCAACATCTTCGGCAGCACCAAGCTGGTGGCGCTGGCGTTGCTCATCCTGTTCGGGCTGGCCCTGGGCATCAGCGACCAGGCCGTGAGCCTCAACTTCCACAACATGTGGGAGGCCGTGAGCTACGACGCCGCCGGCCAGGGCACGCCGCTTACCACCTGGGGCCTGGTAGGCGCCATCGGCCTGGCCATGACCGGCTCCCTGTTCAGCTCCGACGCCTGGAACAACATCGGCTTCTCCGGCGACGAAATCGTGCGGCCCGAGCGCACCATCGTACTCAGCATGGCCATCGGCACCGGCATCGTGACGGGGCTGTACCTGCTCATCAACCTGGTGTATCTGTTGGTGCTGCCGCTGCACGGCGACCCGGCCGCCGCCGCCTCCGACCTCATGAGCCGCGGCATCATGTATGCCGCCGACGAGCGGGTAGGGACGGCCGTGGCCGGCAGCATTCTGGGCAAAGTGGGCGCCGGCTTCATGGCCGTGCTCATCATGATCAGCACGTTTGGGGCCAACAACAGCATCATCCTGAGCGGCGCCCGCGCCTACTACGCCATGGCCAAAGACGGCCTGTTCTTCCCTGGCATGGCCCGCCTCAACAAGGCCGGCGTGCCCGGCGTGGCGCTGTGGGCGCAATGCATTTGGGCCTGCGGGCTGTGTTTGTCGGGTTCCTACGGGCAGTTGCTCAACTACGTGATGTTCTCGGTGATTCTGTTCTACGTCATCACCATCATCGGCATCTTCGTGTTGCGCCGCACCCGTCCCGAGGCGCCCCGCCCCTATCGCGCACTCGGCTACCCGGTGATTCCGCTGCTGTACGTGGTGCTGGCGTCGGCCTTCTGCGTCATCCTGCTGGTGTCGCCCACCACGGCCCGCGACGCGGGCCTGGGGCTGCTGCTGGTAGCGCTGGGCGTGCCGGTGTACTACCTGTTCGGCAAGCGCTTCGGCGGACAATAA
- a CDS encoding carboxypeptidase-like regulatory domain-containing protein has protein sequence MPTKFTVPEPETDDSALLSEEEDYSSGNGRLALIVGAILLLAVIGYMFLPGSSGRRVVTTIIPSVMLGEASVTGAREAAPAATADATDAEEKAAADAAKLAATDAKKPTVVRPAAEAGLAARTAESVAPVAAPAEEAVPAAEAAPAAPAAPATVTLSGRILDEDGRPMAGATVLLKGSRKGTGTDANGNYTLEVPAGENSLVYGYGGYQDQEIRTRGSQPVNVTLLPSEGTKRRRK, from the coding sequence ATGCCCACTAAATTTACTGTTCCTGAGCCTGAAACCGACGACAGCGCACTACTAAGTGAAGAAGAGGATTATTCCTCCGGCAACGGCCGGCTGGCCCTGATTGTGGGTGCCATTCTGCTGCTGGCCGTCATCGGCTACATGTTTTTGCCGGGTTCCAGCGGCCGCCGCGTGGTTACCACCATCATTCCGTCGGTGATGCTGGGTGAAGCCAGCGTAACGGGCGCACGGGAAGCTGCTCCTGCTGCCACCGCCGATGCAACGGACGCCGAAGAAAAAGCGGCTGCCGATGCCGCTAAGCTGGCCGCCACCGATGCCAAGAAGCCCACCGTAGTGCGCCCAGCCGCCGAGGCTGGCCTGGCCGCTCGCACCGCAGAGTCGGTGGCACCGGTAGCAGCGCCGGCAGAGGAAGCCGTTCCGGCTGCTGAAGCTGCTCCGGCCGCACCCGCGGCCCCTGCCACCGTTACGCTTTCGGGCCGCATTCTGGACGAGGATGGCCGCCCGATGGCCGGCGCCACGGTGCTGCTGAAAGGCTCGCGCAAAGGCACCGGCACTGATGCCAACGGCAACTACACGCTGGAAGTACCCGCCGGCGAAAATTCCCTCGTGTACGGCTACGGCGGCTACCAAGACCAGGAAATCCGCACCCGCGGCTCCCAGCCCGTCAACGTGACGCTGCTGCCCTCGGAAGGAACCAAGCGCCGCCGCAAGTAA
- a CDS encoding NAD(P)/FAD-dependent oxidoreductase has protein sequence MHLVIIGNGITGVSCALAVRRLSPEARITLVSEETPHHFSRTALMYVYMGHMRAQDIKPYEDWFWLENRLELVHDTATALDAGRKTVHLSSGPPLTYDKLLLATGSVSRLAGWPGQHLPGVQGLYSLPDLEQMHRDTHGIRQAVVVGGGLIGIELAEMLHSRGIAVTMLVRDSRYWGSVLPPEEAALIELQLRAHHITVHYGTELAEILPDDTGRVRAVRTTQGTELSCQWVGLATGVAPNLALARTCPSLETDRGILVDAHLQTSLPDVYAAGDCAQHRQPGAAEVPIEQLWYTGRMQGETVAYTLCGQPTPYQRGPWFNSAKFFQLEYQTYGRVPAEAMADEHTCYWQHPNGRHALRINYRPGQGNAVTGVNALGIRQRHDVWETWLRAGTPVQEVLAQLRRANFDPEFFRRHEPAILRTFNQQLLSRST, from the coding sequence ATGCACCTGGTTATCATCGGCAACGGCATTACGGGCGTGAGCTGCGCCCTGGCAGTGCGGCGGCTCTCGCCCGAGGCCCGCATTACGCTGGTGTCGGAGGAGACGCCACACCACTTTTCCCGCACGGCCCTCATGTACGTGTACATGGGCCATATGCGCGCCCAGGACATCAAGCCCTACGAAGACTGGTTCTGGCTGGAAAACCGCCTGGAGCTGGTCCACGACACCGCCACCGCCCTCGATGCCGGCCGCAAAACCGTGCACCTGAGTTCCGGTCCGCCCCTCACCTACGACAAGCTGCTGCTGGCCACCGGCTCGGTGAGCCGGCTGGCGGGCTGGCCCGGCCAGCACCTGCCGGGCGTACAGGGCCTGTACTCGCTGCCCGACCTAGAGCAGATGCACCGCGACACGCACGGCATCCGGCAGGCCGTGGTGGTGGGCGGCGGCCTGATCGGGATTGAGCTGGCTGAGATGCTGCACTCCCGCGGCATTGCCGTGACCATGCTCGTGCGCGACAGCCGCTACTGGGGCTCGGTGCTGCCCCCCGAAGAAGCCGCCCTGATTGAGCTGCAGCTGCGCGCGCACCACATTACGGTGCATTACGGCACTGAGCTGGCCGAAATCCTGCCCGACGACACTGGCCGGGTGCGCGCCGTGCGCACCACCCAGGGCACCGAGCTGTCCTGCCAGTGGGTAGGCTTGGCTACCGGCGTGGCCCCCAACCTGGCGTTGGCCCGCACCTGCCCCAGCCTGGAAACCGACCGCGGCATCCTGGTGGACGCGCACCTGCAAACCAGCCTGCCCGACGTGTACGCCGCCGGCGACTGCGCCCAGCACCGCCAGCCCGGCGCCGCCGAGGTGCCCATCGAGCAGCTCTGGTACACCGGCCGCATGCAGGGCGAAACCGTGGCCTACACCCTCTGCGGGCAGCCGACGCCCTACCAGCGCGGGCCGTGGTTCAACTCGGCCAAGTTCTTTCAGCTCGAGTACCAGACCTACGGCCGGGTGCCGGCGGAGGCTATGGCCGACGAGCACACCTGCTACTGGCAGCACCCCAATGGCCGCCACGCCCTGCGCATCAACTACCGGCCCGGCCAGGGCAACGCCGTAACGGGCGTCAACGCCCTGGGCATCCGGCAGCGCCACGACGTGTGGGAAACATGGCTGCGGGCCGGCACGCCGGTGCAGGAAGTGCTGGCCCAGCTGCGACGCGCCAACTTCGACCCCGAATTTTTCCGCCGCCACGAGCCCGCCATCCTGCGTACGTTCAACCAGCAGCTTCTTTCAAGGAGTACCTGA
- a CDS encoding 4Fe-4S binding protein: MAFDSNLTLPRPPVPDTTATEKTLLTVVGLGLLALLTVAFDADAGRARLSFWAGVLLLSAGTLGWAWYTFGRQPAGVLQDNLWLRASSSRGAVAWLTAVVLTGFYVVLYWFSNDDGQGNFGPLNQLIHALDPFSQWLRHKPSDQWFLYGTFYTLAVLLMGGRALWKYRHSPYQRIRTASVMFFQLGFAFLLPGLLLAFQRPEYYFSYFWPLKYDYLFPSTVSYLLKDGGPALGVFMVFWGVVMSLVGTPILTYFFGKRWYCSWVCGCGGLAETAGDPYRHLSDKSRAAWRWEVRIIYTVLVLIVALTALLWLGASGAVPALQAVTEPLSKAYGFAIGSVFSGVIGVGFYPLMGARVWCRFGCPMAAYLGLLQKHFSRFRITTNGAQCISCGNCSNVCEMGIDVKQYAQRGEPIIRASCVGCGMCSTACPRGVLNLENGPTEGRYQGSQLIHADSLRILS; encoded by the coding sequence ATGGCTTTTGACTCTAACCTGACCCTGCCCCGCCCACCGGTACCCGACACCACGGCCACCGAGAAAACCCTGCTCACGGTGGTTGGCCTGGGGCTCCTGGCGCTGCTCACCGTGGCCTTCGATGCCGATGCAGGCCGGGCGCGCCTCAGCTTCTGGGCGGGCGTGCTGCTGCTGAGCGCGGGCACGCTGGGCTGGGCCTGGTACACGTTTGGGCGCCAGCCGGCCGGGGTGCTCCAGGACAACCTCTGGCTGCGGGCCAGCAGCAGCCGCGGCGCCGTGGCCTGGCTTACGGCCGTGGTCCTGACCGGCTTCTACGTGGTACTCTACTGGTTCAGCAACGACGACGGCCAGGGCAACTTCGGGCCGCTCAATCAGCTCATTCACGCCCTCGACCCGTTCAGCCAGTGGCTGCGCCACAAGCCCAGCGACCAGTGGTTTTTATACGGCACCTTCTACACGCTGGCCGTGCTGCTGATGGGTGGCCGGGCGCTGTGGAAGTACCGCCACTCGCCCTACCAACGCATCCGAACGGCCTCGGTGATGTTCTTTCAGCTGGGGTTTGCGTTTCTGCTGCCGGGGCTGCTGCTAGCGTTTCAGCGGCCCGAGTATTACTTCTCCTACTTCTGGCCCCTGAAATACGACTATCTGTTTCCAAGCACGGTGAGTTATCTGCTCAAAGACGGCGGCCCGGCGCTGGGCGTGTTCATGGTGTTCTGGGGCGTGGTGATGTCCTTGGTGGGCACGCCCATTCTCACGTATTTCTTTGGCAAGCGCTGGTACTGCTCGTGGGTGTGCGGCTGCGGCGGGCTGGCCGAAACCGCCGGCGACCCCTACCGCCACCTCTCCGACAAAAGCCGCGCCGCCTGGCGCTGGGAAGTCCGCATCATCTACACCGTGCTGGTGCTGATTGTGGCCCTCACGGCCCTGCTGTGGCTGGGCGCCTCGGGCGCGGTGCCGGCCCTGCAAGCCGTTACGGAGCCACTGTCCAAGGCCTACGGCTTTGCCATCGGCTCGGTATTTTCGGGTGTGATTGGGGTGGGCTTCTACCCGCTGATGGGGGCGCGGGTGTGGTGCCGGTTCGGGTGCCCGATGGCAGCCTATCTGGGGCTGCTGCAAAAGCACTTTTCGCGCTTCCGCATCACCACCAACGGCGCACAGTGCATTTCGTGCGGCAACTGCTCCAACGTCTGCGAAATGGGTATCGACGTGAAGCAGTACGCCCAGCGGGGCGAGCCTATCATTCGGGCCTCGTGTGTGGGCTGCGGCATGTGCTCCACGGCCTGCCCGCGTGGCGTGCTCAACCTCGAAAACGGCCCTACCGAAGGCCGCTACCAGGGCAGCCAGCTCATCCACGCCGACTCGCTGCGGATTCTGAGCTAA
- a CDS encoding alpha/beta fold hydrolase — translation MKHRQPGLPVLRKQQLTYAALLMLRSSLLVLMLLLARAVAAQPVPAVLDATLSGYDYPFAVGMLPLKLEGQPLRMAYMDVPPTARPNGHTVVLLHGKNFFGAYWVETIRALTAAGFRVVVPDQLGFGKSDKPDIHYSFHQLARNTRQLLDTLGVKKAVVVGHSMGGMLATRFALLYPETTEKLVLENPIGLEDYRVGVPFQSVDQAEATERKSTEASIRKYHATYYPHGYPAAHDQWLLPLAAQTKSPDFGQVARANALTFDMIYQQPVCYEFGQVRVPTLLIIGQDDRTVVGKGLINNPQVLAAMGQYPVLGKRVAGQIKGAKLVPLAGVGHIPHLEATPQFLAALLAFVKP, via the coding sequence ATGAAGCATCGGCAGCCCGGCCTGCCGGTTCTGCGTAAGCAGCAGCTCACCTATGCTGCTTTGCTGATGCTGCGTTCCTCTCTTCTGGTGCTGATGTTGCTGCTGGCCCGCGCCGTAGCGGCCCAGCCTGTGCCTGCCGTGCTCGATGCTACCCTCTCCGGCTACGACTACCCGTTTGCGGTGGGTATGCTGCCTTTGAAGCTGGAAGGGCAGCCGCTGCGCATGGCCTACATGGACGTGCCGCCCACTGCCCGCCCCAACGGCCACACAGTGGTGCTGCTGCACGGCAAAAACTTCTTTGGCGCGTACTGGGTGGAAACCATCCGGGCGCTGACGGCCGCCGGCTTCCGGGTGGTGGTGCCCGATCAGCTGGGCTTCGGCAAGTCCGATAAGCCCGATATTCATTATTCCTTTCACCAACTGGCCCGCAACACCCGGCAGCTGCTCGATACGCTGGGCGTGAAAAAGGCGGTGGTGGTGGGGCACAGCATGGGCGGTATGCTGGCCACGCGCTTCGCTTTGCTCTACCCCGAAACCACTGAGAAGCTGGTCCTGGAAAATCCCATCGGGCTGGAGGACTACCGCGTGGGCGTACCGTTCCAATCCGTCGATCAGGCCGAGGCTACCGAGCGCAAAAGCACCGAGGCCAGCATCCGGAAATACCACGCCACCTACTACCCGCACGGCTACCCCGCCGCCCACGACCAGTGGCTGCTGCCGCTGGCGGCCCAAACCAAAAGCCCGGATTTCGGGCAGGTGGCCCGCGCTAACGCCCTCACCTTCGACATGATCTACCAGCAGCCGGTCTGCTACGAGTTCGGCCAGGTGCGGGTGCCCACGCTGCTCATCATCGGGCAGGATGACCGCACGGTGGTAGGGAAGGGCCTCATCAACAATCCGCAGGTGCTGGCCGCCATGGGCCAGTATCCGGTGCTGGGTAAGCGCGTGGCTGGCCAGATCAAAGGAGCCAAATTAGTGCCGCTGGCGGGCGTGGGCCACATTCCGCATCTGGAGGCCACCCCGCAGTTTCTGGCGGCGCTGCTGGCTTTTGTAAAGCCGTAG